The Micromonospora krabiensis genome window below encodes:
- a CDS encoding GNAT family N-acetyltransferase encodes MTPEVIESHGVRLRPFRPEDAADVTVGCADPLTQRFLPGLPTPYTEADARRWITEGAPAAWAAGGAAYAIADPATDRLLGTVGLSHADAYRGQAEIGYWVMPAARGRGVAVAATRALSGYALTTGTVRLELLTREENTASQRVALAAGFRFEGVRRSAGPSRDGGRHDLLAWVRVADDPAGPTARRLPDLPDGRLTDGVVTLRRLAPEDADVMYELHSRPEVVANQAPPVPPERAAVERRCRVSESGWLLGEIARMLILDAATGAPAGSCGLSVSDPRAGEGTIGYALLPDWRGRGYASRAVRLIAGWAFGPAGFARLAAGTVPENVASHRVLERVGFRREGLLRGRLPGPAGTRADDLVFGLLPEEFADEGRRDGLGEPR; translated from the coding sequence GTGACGCCCGAGGTCATCGAGTCCCACGGGGTGCGGCTGCGCCCGTTCCGTCCCGAGGACGCCGCGGACGTGACCGTCGGCTGCGCCGACCCGCTGACCCAGCGCTTCCTCCCCGGGCTGCCCACGCCGTACACCGAGGCGGACGCGCGACGGTGGATCACCGAGGGCGCCCCGGCGGCGTGGGCGGCCGGCGGAGCCGCGTACGCGATCGCCGACCCGGCGACGGACCGGCTGCTCGGCACGGTGGGGCTGAGTCACGCCGACGCCTACCGGGGGCAGGCCGAGATCGGCTACTGGGTGATGCCGGCGGCACGCGGGCGTGGTGTCGCCGTCGCCGCGACCCGGGCCCTGAGCGGGTACGCCCTCACCACCGGGACGGTCCGGCTGGAGCTGCTCACCCGCGAGGAGAACACGGCCAGTCAGCGGGTCGCACTGGCGGCCGGGTTCCGCTTCGAGGGCGTACGCCGGTCGGCCGGCCCGTCGCGCGACGGTGGCCGGCATGACCTGCTGGCCTGGGTACGCGTCGCCGACGACCCGGCCGGGCCCACCGCGCGGCGGCTGCCGGACCTGCCCGACGGGCGGCTGACCGACGGGGTGGTGACCCTGCGCCGGCTGGCCCCGGAGGACGCGGACGTGATGTACGAGCTGCACAGCCGGCCGGAGGTGGTGGCGAACCAGGCGCCGCCGGTGCCGCCGGAGCGGGCCGCCGTCGAGCGACGCTGCCGGGTGTCGGAGAGCGGCTGGCTGCTCGGCGAGATCGCCCGGATGCTCATCCTGGACGCGGCGACCGGCGCGCCGGCGGGCAGTTGCGGCCTCTCGGTCAGCGACCCACGCGCCGGTGAGGGCACGATCGGCTACGCCCTGCTGCCGGACTGGCGCGGGCGCGGGTACGCCAGCCGGGCGGTGCGGCTCATCGCCGGCTGGGCGTTCGGGCCGGCCGGGTTCGCCCGGCTCGCCGCCGGCACCGTGCCGGAGAACGTCGCATCGCACCGGGTGCTGGAACGGGTCGGCTTCCGCCGCGAGGGGCTGCTCCGCGGGCGGCTGCCCGGCCCGGCCGGCACCAGGGCCGACGACCTGGTCTTCGGCCTGCTCCCGGAGGAGTTCGCTGACGAGGGACGCCGGGACGGGCTCGGGGAGCCACGGTGA
- the mtrB gene encoding MtrAB system histidine kinase MtrB, with protein sequence MASSPLPRPETSPRRPGAVGELWRGLLGRAARLIAGVHQTWRRSLQVRVVTITLVASSLLVGGFAYLIADKITNILLENAKTDVRLRLNSGADYAAKQVYLYGQPQEAQLQETIEGTVNYLAGGDPQQTSGVVVAITAAHHGEIQTRTAPDVDVQPLISPELRAAVADGNVASQIGTGRLTGDRTKYLVYGSPVPTRFGQIELYYLVPLARQDATAADARATVVATGAALVVLLGLLAALVTRLVVNPVRVAARTAQRLSAGLLDQRMVVNGEDDLALLAASFNQMATNLQRQIMRLEEMSRLQRRFTSDVSHELRTPLTTVRMAADLIFAEREEFDPAVARSAELLQAELDRFEELLTDLLEISRFDAGFAMLDAEPTDLVPVVHRVVERLAGLAERVGVPIELDLPDTEVIAEVDPRRVERVLRNLVGNAVEHGEGRPVLITLGMDETAVAITVRDHGVGLKPGEEKLVFNRFWRADPSRARQTGGTGLGLSISVEDARLHGGWLEAWGAPGQGAQFRLTLPVRAGDRLTTSPLRLVPDDARLPFGGPRDGGPLAIGPGVGGTLAIMSGPAADVPTSRTEVRS encoded by the coding sequence GTGGCCTCCTCCCCGCTCCCGCGCCCCGAGACATCCCCCCGCCGGCCCGGCGCCGTGGGGGAGCTGTGGCGTGGGCTGCTCGGGCGAGCCGCCCGGCTGATCGCCGGCGTGCACCAGACGTGGCGGCGCTCGCTCCAGGTCCGGGTCGTCACCATCACGCTGGTCGCCTCCAGCCTGTTGGTGGGCGGATTCGCCTACCTGATCGCCGACAAGATCACCAACATCCTGCTGGAGAACGCCAAGACCGACGTCCGGCTGCGGCTCAACAGCGGCGCCGACTACGCCGCGAAGCAGGTCTACCTCTACGGCCAGCCGCAGGAGGCCCAGCTCCAGGAGACCATCGAGGGCACGGTCAACTATCTGGCCGGCGGCGACCCCCAGCAGACCAGCGGCGTCGTGGTGGCGATCACCGCCGCGCACCACGGGGAGATCCAGACCCGGACGGCGCCGGACGTCGACGTCCAGCCCCTGATCAGTCCGGAGCTGAGGGCGGCGGTCGCCGACGGCAACGTGGCCAGCCAGATCGGCACCGGCCGGCTCACCGGCGACCGGACCAAATATCTGGTGTACGGCTCACCGGTGCCGACCCGGTTCGGCCAGATCGAGCTCTACTACCTCGTGCCCCTGGCCCGGCAGGACGCCACGGCCGCGGACGCCCGCGCCACCGTGGTGGCCACCGGTGCCGCCCTGGTGGTGCTGCTGGGCCTGCTCGCGGCCCTGGTCACCCGTCTCGTGGTGAACCCGGTGCGGGTGGCCGCCCGGACGGCTCAGCGGCTCTCCGCCGGCCTGCTCGACCAGCGGATGGTGGTCAACGGCGAGGACGACCTGGCGCTGCTGGCCGCCTCGTTCAACCAGATGGCCACCAACCTCCAACGGCAGATCATGCGGCTGGAGGAGATGTCCCGCCTGCAGCGGCGGTTCACCTCGGACGTGTCGCACGAGCTGCGTACGCCCCTGACGACCGTGCGGATGGCCGCCGACCTGATCTTCGCCGAGCGCGAGGAGTTCGACCCGGCGGTGGCGCGCAGCGCCGAGCTGCTCCAGGCCGAGCTGGACCGCTTCGAGGAGCTGCTCACCGACCTGCTGGAGATCAGCCGCTTCGACGCGGGCTTCGCCATGCTGGACGCCGAGCCGACCGACCTGGTGCCGGTGGTGCACCGGGTGGTGGAGCGGCTGGCCGGGCTGGCCGAGCGGGTCGGCGTCCCGATCGAGCTGGACCTGCCCGACACCGAGGTGATCGCCGAGGTCGACCCGCGCCGGGTGGAGCGGGTGCTGCGCAACCTGGTCGGCAACGCCGTGGAGCACGGCGAGGGCCGGCCGGTGCTGATCACGCTGGGGATGGACGAGACGGCGGTGGCGATCACCGTGCGCGACCACGGTGTGGGTCTGAAGCCGGGCGAGGAGAAGCTGGTGTTCAACCGGTTCTGGCGCGCGGACCCGTCCCGGGCCCGCCAGACCGGCGGCACCGGGCTCGGCCTGTCGATCAGCGTCGAGGACGCCCGGCTGCACGGCGGCTGGCTGGAGGCCTGGGGCGCGCCGGGGCAGGGCGCACAGTTCCGGCTGACGCTGCCCGTCCGGGCCGGCGACCGGCTGACCACCTCGCCGCTGCGCCTGGTGCCCGACGACGCCCGGCTGCCCTTCGGCGGTCCCCGCGACGGCGGGCCGCTGGCCATCGGCCCCGGCGTCGGCGGCACGCTGGCGATCATGTCGGGTCCGGCGGCGGACGTCCCGACCAGTCGGACGGAGGTGCGGTCGTGA
- a CDS encoding DUF4129 domain-containing protein encodes MSFSRWWTETVAAVGDHVPLPLLALLLVLAAALTGLAWHTFPAWVPRRLPRFRLRRPRFPRLRRRRRPAPDPTPTADPTPEAPTPIAPAAAYLSLADRLAAEGRYAEAVRERLRAMIAELVAHQVVPRQPGLTVREVATTAARNRPATGPTVAAAGEIFAELWYAQRPASADHDRRMRDLAAELHGVLGNPPAAAAQDDAPPTPAAVVPQQAAAREDRP; translated from the coding sequence ATGAGCTTCAGCCGGTGGTGGACCGAGACCGTCGCCGCGGTCGGCGACCACGTCCCGCTGCCGCTGCTCGCCCTGCTGCTGGTGCTGGCCGCGGCGCTGACCGGGCTGGCGTGGCACACGTTTCCGGCCTGGGTGCCGCGGCGCCTGCCCCGGTTCCGGCTGCGCCGCCCACGGTTCCCCCGGCTGCGCCGCCGCCGGCGGCCCGCGCCCGACCCCACCCCGACGGCGGACCCGACACCGGAGGCGCCCACCCCGATCGCGCCGGCCGCCGCCTACCTCTCCCTCGCCGACCGTCTCGCCGCCGAGGGCCGCTACGCCGAAGCCGTCCGGGAGCGGCTGCGCGCCATGATCGCCGAACTGGTCGCCCATCAGGTGGTTCCCCGGCAGCCCGGGCTCACCGTGCGCGAGGTCGCCACGACCGCGGCCCGCAACCGGCCGGCCACCGGCCCGACCGTCGCCGCAGCCGGCGAGATCTTCGCGGAACTCTGGTACGCCCAGCGGCCCGCCTCCGCCGACCACGACCGGCGAATGCGGGACCTCGCCGCCGAACTGCACGGCGTGCTCGGCAACCCACCGGCCGCGGCGGCGCAGGACGACGCGCCGCCCACTCCGGCGGCCGTCGTCCCACAGCAGGCCGCGGCCCGGGAGGACCGACCGTGA
- a CDS encoding DUF4350 domain-containing protein: protein MTAAPPTARAAATPGPARPAVARPTRRRRWHRLAIPFGLVATLIVTSLVTQAVDRADPDSPGYLSPVETGKHGGSRLAEALRERGVTVQRETDYTKALLATRAGPATLFVPAPGQLHPDVVAALNGLPANTRLVLVDPSRPVLSHVGLPLTRADRRWAARAVGPGTDGRPCPLPELDTVRRAAVERQRYASDAPTVDLCFSAGVARVAGSAETVVVGADDPFRNDRIDEHDNRPLAVGLLGVRGRVVWLDLRRPVPAPGGDVPGEQPGSDDAGDDDGDGDGGRSDGGDGAPGTPTSPDGASGRGDGNQGSADRPDRDASNPLWDAFPLWFWALLTQLVLVLLVAALWRARRLGPPTPEPLPVTVRSAETVLGRAQLYRRAGARGPAARTLRAATLTRVLPRLNLPADAPPDRVAAAVAARTGEGPEPTEELLYGGDPATDQELLDLAQALDRITRTVAEAPPGTDPTEGGPR from the coding sequence GTGACCGCCGCACCCCCGACCGCCCGTGCGGCTGCCACGCCCGGACCGGCCCGCCCCGCCGTCGCCCGCCCGACCCGGCGACGGCGCTGGCACCGGCTGGCCATCCCGTTCGGGCTGGTCGCCACGCTGATCGTCACCAGCCTGGTCACCCAGGCAGTGGACCGGGCCGACCCGGACAGCCCCGGCTACCTCTCCCCCGTCGAGACCGGGAAGCACGGCGGCAGCCGGCTGGCCGAGGCCCTGCGCGAGCGGGGCGTGACCGTCCAGCGGGAGACCGACTACACGAAGGCCCTGCTGGCCACCCGTGCGGGACCGGCCACCCTGTTCGTGCCCGCCCCCGGCCAGCTGCACCCGGATGTCGTCGCCGCGCTCAACGGGCTGCCCGCGAACACCCGCCTGGTGCTGGTGGACCCGTCCCGGCCGGTGCTGAGCCACGTCGGGCTGCCGCTGACCCGGGCGGACCGGCGTTGGGCGGCCCGCGCGGTCGGCCCGGGGACCGACGGGCGACCCTGTCCGCTGCCCGAACTGGACACGGTCCGCCGCGCGGCGGTGGAGCGCCAGCGGTACGCGTCCGACGCCCCGACCGTCGACCTCTGCTTCTCCGCCGGGGTGGCCCGGGTGGCCGGCTCGGCCGAGACCGTCGTCGTCGGGGCGGACGACCCGTTCCGCAACGACCGGATCGACGAACACGACAACCGCCCGCTGGCCGTGGGCCTGCTCGGCGTACGCGGACGGGTCGTCTGGCTCGACCTTCGCCGCCCGGTCCCGGCACCCGGCGGCGACGTGCCCGGTGAGCAGCCGGGCTCCGACGACGCGGGCGACGACGACGGCGACGGCGACGGCGGCCGGTCGGACGGCGGCGACGGAGCGCCCGGCACGCCGACGAGCCCCGACGGGGCGTCCGGCCGAGGGGACGGGAACCAGGGCTCGGCCGACCGGCCCGACCGGGACGCGTCGAACCCGCTCTGGGACGCCTTCCCACTATGGTTCTGGGCCCTGCTGACCCAGCTCGTGCTGGTCCTGCTGGTGGCCGCGCTGTGGCGGGCCCGCCGGCTCGGACCGCCCACACCGGAGCCGCTGCCGGTGACCGTACGATCCGCCGAGACCGTACTCGGTCGGGCCCAGCTCTACCGGCGTGCGGGCGCTCGCGGCCCGGCCGCCCGGACGCTGCGCGCCGCCACCCTCACCCGCGTGCTGCCGCGGCTGAACCTGCCGGCCGACGCCCCGCCCGACCGGGTGGCCGCCGCCGTGGCGGCCCGCACCGGCGAGGGCCCGGAGCCGACCGAGGAGCTGCTGTACGGCGGCGACCCGGCCACCGACCAGGAACTCCTGGACCTGGCCCAGGCGCTGGACCGGATCACCCGTACCGTCGCGGAGGCACCGCCCGGCACCGACCCGACCGAAGGAGGACCCCGGTGA
- a CDS encoding GNAT family N-acetyltransferase has translation MEPIEISEDGLSLRPWRATDAEAVHRACQDPDIQRWTTVPRPYLPEHATGFVTDISGRAWAEGTGAPFAVCDAATGELLGSCGLISIDGAAGSGEIGYWTAPWARGRGVTARAARAVARWAFDSLKLRRLIWQAEVGNHASRLVALRAGFRVEGRLRLADPAPDGRPDGWIGSLLPGEVPAPGEPGPAGPGTVEALRAAVFGRPQPVLFATARATADPASAGAARATTTSGFTDLRLRPMEERDLDAIVSTCRDPDTIRWTTVPDPYARADAEDFLDFVRGAWAAGTSADYVFTDSDDRYAGSISLRLSPADPLLADVGFMTAPAFRGRGYLPAALTALCAWGFTTLGLARIEWRANVGNAASRRAAEKAGFRYEGTARGGLSHRGERIDAWVGALLAEDLA, from the coding sequence ATGGAGCCTATCGAGATCAGCGAGGACGGCCTGTCGCTGCGCCCCTGGCGGGCCACCGACGCCGAGGCCGTGCACCGCGCCTGCCAGGATCCGGACATCCAGCGCTGGACCACCGTGCCCCGGCCCTACCTTCCGGAACACGCCACCGGGTTCGTCACGGACATCTCCGGACGGGCCTGGGCGGAGGGGACGGGAGCGCCGTTCGCGGTCTGCGACGCCGCGACCGGGGAGCTGCTCGGCTCCTGCGGGCTGATCTCGATCGACGGCGCGGCGGGCTCCGGGGAGATCGGCTACTGGACGGCTCCCTGGGCGCGCGGCCGGGGCGTCACCGCCCGCGCCGCCCGGGCGGTCGCCCGCTGGGCCTTCGACTCGCTCAAGCTGCGCCGCCTGATCTGGCAGGCGGAGGTGGGCAACCACGCGTCCCGGTTGGTCGCGCTGCGCGCCGGGTTCCGCGTCGAGGGGCGGCTGCGGCTCGCCGACCCGGCCCCGGACGGCCGCCCCGACGGCTGGATCGGCTCGCTGCTCCCCGGCGAGGTGCCCGCCCCGGGCGAGCCCGGCCCCGCCGGCCCCGGCACCGTCGAGGCCCTGCGGGCGGCCGTCTTCGGCCGGCCCCAGCCCGTCCTCTTCGCCACGGCACGCGCCACCGCGGACCCGGCCAGCGCCGGCGCCGCGCGGGCCACCACCACCTCGGGCTTCACCGACCTGCGGCTGCGGCCCATGGAGGAGCGCGACCTCGACGCGATCGTGTCGACCTGCCGGGACCCGGACACGATTCGCTGGACCACCGTGCCCGACCCGTACGCGCGGGCCGACGCCGAGGACTTCCTCGACTTCGTCCGGGGCGCGTGGGCGGCCGGCACCAGCGCCGACTACGTCTTCACCGACTCGGACGACCGGTACGCCGGCTCGATCAGCCTGCGGCTCTCCCCCGCCGACCCGCTGCTGGCCGACGTCGGCTTCATGACCGCCCCCGCCTTCCGGGGCCGGGGCTACCTGCCGGCCGCGCTGACCGCGCTCTGCGCGTGGGGGTTCACCACGCTCGGTCTGGCCCGGATCGAGTGGCGCGCCAACGTCGGTAACGCCGCCTCCCGGCGCGCCGCGGAGAAGGCCGGTTTCCGGTACGAGGGCACGGCCCGGGGCGGGCTGTCCCACCGCGGCGAGCGGATCGACGCCTGGGTGGGTGCCCTGCTCGCCGAGGACCTGGCGTGA
- the hpf gene encoding ribosome hibernation-promoting factor, HPF/YfiA family — protein MDIVVKGRNVEVPDHYRVHVAEKLAKIERYDHKLIRVDVELFHERNPRQADHCQRVEITCVSRGPVIRAEACTNDFYSALDAAIAKLDTRLRRAADRRRVHRGRHAPLSVAAATASLPVADLGADPLGVLSDGAATATAVAERVEEDEHDDQPWHIAREKVHPAEPMTVDDALFQMELVGHDFYLFQDKESGRPSVVYRRHAYDYGIISLAT, from the coding sequence GTGGACATCGTGGTCAAGGGCCGAAATGTCGAAGTGCCGGACCATTACCGGGTGCACGTAGCCGAGAAACTTGCCAAGATCGAACGCTACGACCACAAACTCATTCGAGTCGATGTCGAGCTGTTTCACGAGCGCAATCCGCGCCAGGCCGACCACTGCCAGCGGGTGGAGATCACCTGCGTTTCCCGGGGCCCGGTGATCCGGGCCGAGGCCTGCACGAACGATTTCTACAGCGCGCTCGACGCCGCCATCGCCAAGCTCGACACCCGGCTCCGCCGGGCGGCCGACCGCCGACGCGTACACCGGGGACGGCACGCGCCGCTCTCGGTCGCCGCGGCCACGGCGAGCCTGCCGGTCGCGGACCTGGGCGCCGACCCGCTGGGCGTGCTCAGCGACGGGGCGGCCACGGCCACCGCGGTCGCGGAGCGGGTCGAGGAGGACGAGCACGACGACCAGCCCTGGCACATCGCGCGGGAGAAGGTGCACCCCGCCGAGCCGATGACCGTCGACGACGCCCTGTTCCAGATGGAACTGGTGGGCCACGACTTCTACCTGTTCCAGGACAAGGAGTCCGGCCGCCCCAGCGTCGTCTACCGGCGCCACGCCTACGACTACGGCATCATCTCGCTGGCCACCTGA
- a CDS encoding LpqB family beta-propeller domain-containing protein, protein MRRRLVAGALCGALTVAAFTGCGIPQRTDVQVDGRRGPATESGSVAGWRNEPPVRTASGADAEAFVRNFLSAAAGEPDRAYYRVKQFVAPEHRGKLQEKQGSEVALTVVRPSDRPAFTGNSDGTTTVSIAVQQVGLLRSNGTLVPPVSTQERYEFRLRSASPDSPGDDAGGLFVLDPPNVLLLSDIALQDYYRSQSIYFWNSDRTRLVPDQRYLPLAVPDERRLNEVVKWLVGGPSDWLRPGVVGLPDRTELINNATGGNRRWEVNLDMSGDDKGRIDQFVTQLAWSLPELDGELELKIRNNALPAQDLAQRRASHKLYELVDGPQRFCVYEGVIRPLDLGGEPSGPVPVRPESNRDVVSAGMTRTSEQILAALVVSASDGRQRLNVGTGASPVTIFTKGPEHRSIGRPVWLRATDPHQPQGLVVADGKLYRFDQNAKMSQVVLDLPPGEVTAVAASLDGQRIALIVGGSLYVAAVNVDGQVAVGPPRRVATSLTGLSAVDWAGEDRLVVAGTAGRPAIYEISVDGALQTPLKDDVGAKVTHLSAYPTNRTIKVPAGAFMYEANGVAYRSSPIGRIAREQVRDVPTPSSEGQSADVSAPFFLF, encoded by the coding sequence GTGAGGCGACGCCTGGTTGCCGGCGCCCTCTGCGGCGCGCTGACCGTCGCCGCGTTCACCGGCTGCGGCATCCCGCAGCGCACGGACGTGCAGGTCGACGGTCGGCGGGGGCCGGCCACCGAGTCGGGCTCGGTCGCCGGCTGGCGCAACGAGCCGCCGGTGCGTACGGCCAGCGGCGCGGACGCGGAGGCGTTCGTCCGCAACTTCCTCTCCGCGGCGGCGGGCGAGCCGGACCGGGCGTACTACCGGGTGAAGCAGTTCGTCGCCCCCGAGCACCGGGGCAAGCTCCAGGAGAAGCAGGGCAGTGAGGTCGCGCTGACCGTCGTGCGGCCGTCGGACCGTCCGGCCTTCACCGGCAACAGCGACGGCACCACGACGGTGAGCATCGCCGTGCAGCAGGTCGGCCTGCTCCGGTCGAACGGCACCCTGGTCCCGCCCGTATCCACCCAGGAGCGGTACGAGTTCCGGCTGCGCAGCGCCTCCCCGGACAGCCCGGGGGACGACGCCGGTGGCCTGTTCGTCCTCGACCCGCCGAACGTCCTGCTGCTCAGCGACATCGCGTTGCAGGACTACTACCGGAGCCAGTCGATCTACTTCTGGAACTCGGACCGGACCCGGCTCGTGCCGGACCAGCGCTACCTGCCACTGGCCGTGCCCGACGAGCGCCGGCTCAACGAGGTGGTGAAGTGGCTGGTCGGTGGCCCGTCCGACTGGCTGCGGCCGGGGGTGGTGGGTCTCCCCGACCGGACCGAGCTGATCAACAACGCCACCGGCGGAAACCGTCGGTGGGAGGTCAACCTGGACATGTCCGGTGACGACAAGGGGCGGATCGACCAGTTCGTCACGCAGCTCGCGTGGTCGCTGCCGGAGCTGGACGGCGAGCTGGAGTTGAAGATCCGCAACAACGCCCTGCCGGCGCAGGACCTCGCGCAGCGCAGGGCGTCGCACAAGCTCTACGAGTTGGTCGACGGCCCGCAGCGGTTCTGCGTCTACGAGGGCGTCATCCGTCCGCTCGACCTCGGGGGCGAGCCCAGCGGGCCGGTGCCGGTGCGCCCGGAGAGCAACCGGGACGTGGTGTCGGCCGGGATGACCCGCACCAGCGAACAGATTCTCGCCGCGCTGGTGGTGAGCGCGTCCGACGGTCGGCAGCGCCTGAACGTCGGCACCGGGGCCAGCCCGGTGACGATCTTTACGAAGGGCCCGGAGCACCGCAGTATCGGTCGTCCGGTCTGGCTTCGCGCCACCGATCCGCACCAGCCGCAGGGGCTGGTGGTGGCCGACGGCAAGCTCTACCGGTTCGACCAGAACGCGAAGATGAGCCAGGTCGTGCTCGACCTGCCGCCGGGCGAGGTGACCGCGGTCGCCGCGTCCCTCGACGGCCAGCGGATCGCCCTGATCGTCGGCGGTTCGCTCTACGTGGCGGCGGTCAACGTGGACGGCCAGGTCGCGGTCGGGCCGCCCCGCCGGGTGGCCACCTCGTTGACCGGGCTCTCCGCCGTGGACTGGGCCGGCGAGGACCGGCTCGTCGTTGCCGGCACGGCCGGGCGCCCGGCGATCTACGAGATCAGCGTGGACGGCGCGCTCCAGACCCCGCTGAAGGACGACGTGGGCGCGAAGGTGACCCACCTGTCGGCGTACCCCACCAACCGGACCATCAAGGTCCCCGCCGGCGCCTTCATGTACGAGGCGAACGGGGTCGCCTACCGCAGCAGCCCCATCGGGCGGATCGCGCGGGAGCAGGTCAGGGACGTCCCGACGCCGTCGTCCGAGGGGCAGTCCGCAGACGTGTCCGCGCCCTTCTTCCTCTTCTGA
- the mtrA gene encoding MtrAB system response regulator MtrA, translated as MRARVLVVDDDPALAEMLGIVLRSEGFLPSFVADGERALAAFRDNRPDIVLLDLMLPGMSGIDVARAIRAESGVPIVMLTAKSDTVDVVLGLESGADDYVVKPFKPKELVARMRARLRRGEDVAPEMLTIGPPGNQISIDVPAHTVSRDGEEVKLTPLEFDLLVALARKPRQVFTREVLLEQVWGYRHAADTRLVNVHVQRLRAKIEPDPERPEIILTVRGVGYKAGTG; from the coding sequence ATGAGAGCCCGGGTACTGGTGGTCGACGACGACCCCGCGCTCGCCGAGATGCTCGGCATCGTGCTGCGCAGCGAAGGCTTCCTGCCGTCCTTCGTCGCCGACGGGGAACGGGCACTGGCCGCCTTCCGTGACAATCGCCCCGACATCGTCCTACTCGACCTGATGCTGCCCGGAATGAGCGGTATCGACGTGGCCCGGGCCATCCGCGCCGAGTCCGGCGTGCCGATCGTCATGCTGACCGCGAAAAGCGACACGGTGGACGTGGTGCTCGGTCTGGAGTCCGGGGCCGACGACTACGTGGTCAAGCCGTTCAAGCCGAAGGAGCTGGTCGCCCGCATGCGGGCGCGGCTGCGGCGTGGCGAGGACGTGGCGCCGGAGATGCTGACCATCGGGCCGCCCGGCAACCAGATCAGCATCGACGTCCCGGCGCACACCGTCAGCCGCGACGGCGAGGAGGTGAAGCTGACGCCGCTGGAGTTCGACCTGCTGGTCGCGCTCGCCCGCAAGCCGCGTCAGGTCTTCACCCGGGAGGTCCTGCTGGAGCAGGTCTGGGGCTACCGGCACGCGGCCGACACGCGGCTGGTCAACGTGCACGTGCAGCGGCTCCGGGCCAAGATCGAACCGGATCCGGAGCGGCCGGAAATCATCCTGACGGTGCGGGGCGTGGGCTACAAGGCGGGCACGGGCTAG
- a CDS encoding ComF family protein, whose product MLPADCAGCRERRAGLRHGVCPECVAALDALVPRPVRPTPAPPGLPPCFALGPYAGPLRETLLAYKDHGRHGLARPLGALLAEVVATAVGSARPLALVPVPDTAAAARARYGDHLGRLARHCAERLRVAGWPVRVLRPLRALPRPDSVTLDSAGRAAAAAAAFRPRSARLGPDAADAVLVVLDDIVTTGVTLAAASRALLASGRTPTVTAVLAATQKRVPA is encoded by the coding sequence GTGCTGCCCGCCGACTGCGCCGGTTGCCGTGAGCGCCGGGCCGGTCTGCGACACGGCGTGTGCCCGGAGTGCGTCGCCGCGCTCGACGCGCTGGTACCCCGGCCGGTCCGGCCCACACCCGCCCCGCCGGGCCTGCCGCCCTGCTTCGCCCTCGGCCCGTACGCCGGTCCCCTGCGGGAGACGTTGCTCGCGTACAAGGACCACGGCCGGCACGGGCTGGCCCGGCCGCTCGGCGCGCTCCTCGCCGAGGTCGTCGCCACCGCGGTCGGTTCGGCCCGGCCGCTGGCCTTGGTGCCGGTGCCGGACACCGCGGCGGCGGCCCGCGCCCGCTATGGCGACCACCTCGGCCGGCTGGCCCGGCACTGCGCGGAGCGGCTGCGCGTGGCGGGTTGGCCGGTACGGGTTCTCCGCCCGTTGCGGGCCCTGCCCCGGCCGGACTCGGTGACGCTGGACAGCGCCGGCCGCGCCGCCGCCGCGGCGGCGGCCTTCCGGCCCCGGTCGGCCCGGCTCGGTCCGGACGCCGCCGACGCCGTGCTCGTCGTGCTCGACGACATCGTCACGACCGGGGTCACGCTGGCCGCCGCCAGCCGTGCGCTCCTCGCGAGCGGCCGCACACCCACCGTCACGGCGGTGCTCGCGGCGACGCAGAAGCGAGTACCGGCGTAA